Proteins encoded by one window of Carassius auratus strain Wakin chromosome 24, ASM336829v1, whole genome shotgun sequence:
- the LOC113042726 gene encoding golgin subfamily A member 6-like protein 6, protein MLQGKTSSTHPKESSLLCVKTKVKVHEHLITVVELPALTELSEEEVMCQTLRCVSLCDSGVHLFLLIIPVGPLTDEEKTELEKIQKIFYYKENFMVLFTTDLTVDQSVRNSVLTTESQRVVSLYGGHYNVMGLKDHRNLDQISDLLECIEGIKTEPYSLQMYIKAQENRVRYELEEKLSEMEIKIKALEQKVQQEGEDAPSDSGFLRIVLIGKTGNGKSETGNTILGREEFHTEVSSDSITTVCMKGIGEVQGRSVAVVDTPGLFDTTLSNENVLEEIVKCVSLSAPGPHVFIIVLSVGRFTNEEKNTVDLIKMIFGPSAAQFSIVLFTRGDELKNETIQQYVEKSKNADLKKLIRDCGNRFLVFNNRDKKNNAQVTWLLNMIEEVKKSNKGQYFTNSMFEEAEMSIKKRLEEILKEKECEIQTKYDMEMETMMERLDKEKRKADEERVKMVNQFREKEETLRREFEEKEKAEQKRREEEDKRRLDEEKQQKAEYHQKIEEMQKEMEHQRLLYEKQQREKEEQEKNREEKYKQEQEKLKDEQKHVMAELKNKQEEETKRKRLEERRRIWEEEEERQRWERRIKEHEHDKKEIQENLKQQQREWEEETKKQMRGREEEERRRKERHEDQLKEKQEELEKMRKKSERDREEERQKIEEERQRWRDTERRVREQKERELEEKKNELQKHYEQVARERKEDWERSKREDDERREEERKRWREMIKELKREQEVEISRREKEEKDRKEKEEKERNQTKKEYEQNIKYIKKEHEDEARKQAEDFNEFRANKDRHIQELTEKLKHSRKDYEDLERVFESLLKLKSEETKELRKEIERLKIRRKCYVQ, encoded by the exons ATGTTACAAGGGAAAACTTCATCCACACATCCGAAAGAGTCTAGTTTACTTTGTGTAAAGACAAAAGTGAAGGTACATGAACATCTCATCACTGTGGTGGAGCTTCCAGCTCTCACTGAGCTCTCAGAAGAGGAAGTGATGTGCCAGACTCTccgctgtgtgtctctctgtgattCTGGAGTTCATCTTTTCCTCCTCATTATTCCTGTTGGCCCACTtactgatgaagaaaaaacagaactgGAGAAGATCCAGAAGATATTTTACTACAAAGAGAACTTCATGGTGCTCTTCACTACAGATCTCACTGTTGACCAAAGTGTGAGAAATTCTGTGTTGACCACGGAATCTCAAAGAGTTGTTAGTCTGTATGGAGGTCATTACAATGTAATGGGATTAAAGGACCATAGAAACCTTGATCAGATCTCTGACCTGTTGGAATGTATAGAGGGCATTAAAACAGAACCCTACTCACTTCAGATGTATATAAAGGCTCAAGAGAACAGAGTGAGATATGAGCTAGAGGAAAAACTGAGTGAAATGGAGATCAAAATCAAAGCGTTAGAGCAGAAGGTCCAACAAGAGG GTGAAGATGCACCATCAGATTCAGGCTTTTTAAGAATTGTGCTGATTGGAAAGACTGGAAATGGAAAAAGTGAAACAGGAAACACAATCCTGGGGAGAGAAGAGTTTCATACAGAAGTCAGTTCAGATTCTATAACAACTGTCTGCATGAAAGGAATTGGAGAAGTTCAGGGTAGGTCAGTAGCTGTTGTTGATACTCCAGGTCTCTTTGACACCACACTgtcaaatgaaaatgtgctggaaGAAATTGTGAAATGTGTTTCACTGTCAGCACCGGGACCACATGTCTTCATTATTGTCTTGAGTGTGGGAAGATTTACCAATGAAGAGAAAAACACCGTGGAtcttataaaaatgatttttggtCCAAGTGCTGCACAGTTCAGCATTGTTCTGTTCACTAGAGGAGACGAGCTGAAAAATGAAACAATACAACAATATGTAGAGAAAAGTAAAAATGCTGATCTCAAGAAATTGATCAGGGACTGTGGAAAcaggtttttagtttttaataacagagacaaaaaaaataatgcacaggTTACTTGGCTTTTGAACATGATAGAAGAGGTGAAAAAATCTAATAAGGGGCAATATTTCACAAACAGCATGTTTGAGGAAGCAGAGATGTCCATTAAAAAAAGGTTGGAGGAAATACTGAAAGAAAAAGAATGTGAAATCCAGACAAAATATGACATGGAAATGGAAACCATGATGGAGAGACTagacaaagagaaaagaaaagcagaTGAGGAAAGGGTAAAAATGGTGAATCAGTTCAGAGAAAAAGAGGAGACTCTCAGAAGAGAGTTTGAAGAGAAAGAAAAGGCAGAACAGAAGAGACGAGAGGAGGAGGACAAGAGACGATtagatgaagaaaaacaacaaaaagctgAATATCACCAAAAAATTGAAGAGATGCAGAAAGAGATGGAACATCAGAGACTACTGTATGAAAAACAgcaaagagaaaaagaagagCAGGAGAAAAATAGAGAGGAGAAATATAAACAAGAACAAGAAAAGCTTAAAGATGAGCAAAAGCATGTCATggcagaattaaaaaataaacaagaagaGGAAACTAAAAGGAAACGTTTGGAGGAACGAAGGAGGATttgggaggaagaggaagagagacagagatgggAAAGAAGAATAAAAGAACATGAACATGACAAAAAGGAGATTCAAGAGAACCTTAAACAACAGCAGAGAGAATGGGAAGaggaaacaaaaaaacagatgagAGGACGAGAGGAAGAGGAAAGAAGGAGAAAAGAGCGACATGAGGATCAACTGAAGGAAAAACAAGAGGAACTggagaaaatgagaaagaaatcTGAAAGAGATAGAGAGGAAGAAAGACAAAAGATAGAGGAGGAGAGACAGCGctggagagatacagagagaagaGTGAGAGAGCAAAAAGAGAGAGAacttgaagaaaagaaaaacgaaTTGCAAAAACATTATGAGCAGGTggcaagagagagaaaagaagactGGGAGAGAAGTAAGCGAGAGGATgatgagagaagagaagaggagagaaaaAGATGGAGGGAAATGATCAAAGAGCTTAAACGAGAGCAAGAGGTGGAGATCAGCAGAcgagagaaagaggagaaagacaggaaagaaaaagaagaaaaagaacggAATCAGACGAAAAAGGAATATGaacagaatattaaatatataaagaaggAACATGAAGATGAAGCCAGAAAACAAGCAGAAGACTTTAATGAGTTCAGAGCGAATAAAGATCGGCACATTCAAGAGCTAACTGAGAAACTCAAACACAGTCGAAAAGATTATGAAGACCTGGAAAGAGTGTTTGAAAGCTTACTTAAACTAAAAAGTGAGGAAACAAAAGAACTACGGAAAGAAATTGAACGactaaaaataagaagaaaatgttATGTTCAGTGA
- the naa50 gene encoding N-alpha-acetyltransferase 50 isoform X1 produces MKGSRIELGDVTPHNIKQLKRLNQVIFPVSYNDKFYKDVLEVGELAKLAYFNDIAVGAVCCRVDHSQNQKRLYIMTLGCLAPYRRLGIGTKMLNHVLNICEKDGTFDNIYLHVQISNESAIDFYQKFGFEIIETKKNYYKRIEPADAHVLQKSLRSPCAPPAGELQKAD; encoded by the exons ATGAAAGG TAGCCGGATCGAGTTGGGGGACGTTACACCCCACAACATTAAACAGTTAAAGCGTCTGAACCAAGTGATCTTCCCTGTCAGCTACAACGACAAGTTCTACAAAGATGTCCTTGAAGTAGGAGAGCTCGCCAAACTAG CGTATTTCAATGACATCGCAGTCGGTGCCGTGTGCTGTAGAGTGGATCACTCTCAGAACCAGAAGCGACTCTACATCATGACCCTGGGTTGCCTAGCACCTTACCGCAGACTTGGCATAG GAACAAAAATGCTGAACCATGTGTTGAACATTTGTGAGAAGGATGGCACTTTTGACAACATTTACCT TCACGTGCAGATCAGCAATGAGTCTGCAATTGACTTCTACCAGAAATTTGGCTTTGAGATCATTGAGACAAAAAAGAACTATTACAAGAGGATAGAGCCAGCAGATGCCCATGTTCTTCAGAAAAGCCTGCGTAGCCCATGTGCGCCCCCAGCAGGAGAGCTGCAGAAAGCCGACTAG
- the naa50 gene encoding N-alpha-acetyltransferase 50 isoform X2: MKGRIELGDVTPHNIKQLKRLNQVIFPVSYNDKFYKDVLEVGELAKLAYFNDIAVGAVCCRVDHSQNQKRLYIMTLGCLAPYRRLGIGTKMLNHVLNICEKDGTFDNIYLHVQISNESAIDFYQKFGFEIIETKKNYYKRIEPADAHVLQKSLRSPCAPPAGELQKAD; encoded by the exons ATGAAAGG CCGGATCGAGTTGGGGGACGTTACACCCCACAACATTAAACAGTTAAAGCGTCTGAACCAAGTGATCTTCCCTGTCAGCTACAACGACAAGTTCTACAAAGATGTCCTTGAAGTAGGAGAGCTCGCCAAACTAG CGTATTTCAATGACATCGCAGTCGGTGCCGTGTGCTGTAGAGTGGATCACTCTCAGAACCAGAAGCGACTCTACATCATGACCCTGGGTTGCCTAGCACCTTACCGCAGACTTGGCATAG GAACAAAAATGCTGAACCATGTGTTGAACATTTGTGAGAAGGATGGCACTTTTGACAACATTTACCT TCACGTGCAGATCAGCAATGAGTCTGCAATTGACTTCTACCAGAAATTTGGCTTTGAGATCATTGAGACAAAAAAGAACTATTACAAGAGGATAGAGCCAGCAGATGCCCATGTTCTTCAGAAAAGCCTGCGTAGCCCATGTGCGCCCCCAGCAGGAGAGCTGCAGAAAGCCGACTAG
- the usf3 gene encoding LOW QUALITY PROTEIN: basic helix-loop-helix domain-containing protein USF3 (The sequence of the model RefSeq protein was modified relative to this genomic sequence to represent the inferred CDS: deleted 1 base in 1 codon) — MPEIVQNQTNNPKPPRRKKNKEIHNAVERHRKEKINAGINRIGELLPCSQALKQSKNMILGEAFRYITALKRQNDEMLLNGGEKVQAEEIKRLRHQLEDLRKESAHYIELLKANGINFLDDPTIHWKGKQRCAKVAKVTPTHLMSKGIIVYSSGNSSCPASKVPIPPNPVSHLDNQPANAVTVQPAYDITVGTGQSVGITNGAPVNNVVVSSASSHIPVATLIPAVSKPCLTVLEQYSPLAPATPRLNPPTNYITLQGVCPQPVVSTPVPPQLQTENSIPSLTPVTCPTTPLHHMLSLSSLPQVVISNSVVPVAPSTEIQSVSTILPASSTLLRTSATSSTQTTWTTLQLAGNTVQPVSRALVTDGVSISHNPQQLFVCSTGTKHIEEPASIHLQPQTPVQLQAPAPTCIPVQPSGPRPPQIYSAVVPCPQRAVPQQSSILSVPTVVSQAVVVHQPVETQTEQLTHTHSSVRAQPALLPKPQLNSALMTTCNPTLQPKTPVHPALQCQPHSQPTVVPQAQSAVVPQLHLSVVPQTQPIINPPTQPALVPQPQAATLPVLQTMQLLQLNSEETPVAVTSSPPSNSHVVILQQGGSCPAPQVLREDVTSQTPCQHIVIIQTPTLTPAPQSHHTAIVSTATPTLSSQMTTSNTTCTASMQAAGTKQLVHILPRPSTQLQAQAPQTITVNGQVYVLQPAKSPDKGNTQSGQSVTQILQPACEEPNSNVAMNCLGALTSLSQNISKVSSQSNVQIYSIAPPSYTTVQPLPTCGSEVNTSTETVISSSIPVPSAAAGSAVKILPKKGCGTSGNQTRQSSVRRTKLVKRKEPKPGRSLRRIAVKSKAFVANDTCSELSTAAKGVELVSSLNKETVTQDVNTQRGSVPNSVSSTCSSSAVISVSFSSEKSADSSITPSVNGSIAKPTLAGGKVSKTKAKSDVHLHNNVTVSSISTASSTQGNKVVSTNCGSLSKEIFTTDIGPQLNCSAVSIGLSSQCSSVDTAVTLSVASSKVHVNSSSSVTFCSETTEQNKVSSSNVCTSSESRSTESKPSFTESSPPLITVNSAQSNSKGKSVNSDLGKPPFPSDISTPNQQSTVSANSTEGGPVVSIMASQAISETQESVNSSPNPTSFIVPSTSTPGSNASMSTQPLLIQETSRMSDPFKSLQRPPAMNMSMTTSNQGNCADFKRPDSNRNTQTGKDGQSDGASEKGVTELGAFAQKETVPPQVCTLENDSFDPSLVTNRQTDSPLAGGSGGRGFSVASLLPAGHNISASSNTFGAFTFTSEQAEILAMAARAIFEQDSPGKRTSGCSVENPTSTAATGWDHPKMQPVPSNKDSVSDQQVKLTKQADLPVSETSSQVSARVPPVEPLASSTTGIRLPQSIAYSQSQPSVVTSLNVNNLIRPSSNQPYPGSPNLAQQVSVPSSGGAAVMVTQSSSQVPPTCSQPNEYAPLKNALMRTHVGIGMEHHQKDMPKRSAQDDLILPNKRSKLCPAGNVARVDIKAADHVQMMVSQMPSSTSAVMPRNHSDGVGALFSGNTFMSTVLRPTDGHCSAQVLTHEQTQPSVVHLQQGHTQHNAPQSGQNLVGNPYLKHQQQQEQRHLYQLHHHLTQPESQIHTIHQRNLLQDQHVQKKRGVVRGGQSGPNVGLQKQHHLEKSGVQHQQQQPPQQHQQQQQQHPQQSQQHQQQQQHHQQQQSQQQQQKAQQIQQQQQSHQQQQQMPRPNSHSRHQHLQQQIQQQQHFGARQDKNCEAQQASQRAHQNNHLGQPERSSGQDHGAMQRLMGSRSMEQQQMTSQASNSVSRSSDLACTSSRQERHRLSSYSAEALIGKTPATGEQRMGVHLQAPRSNAQDQSELRGYVDSSRGKGNITHNSQSRLPPDHANNTDTQRIPDCGPFKALVSGHQLSNFEVQVSRSGDMSSKSVPQIQRGPQPQTGFRMGAGPTGDGRSRGTYSGPHPVAQGVHIGAGLTREQEGCHQSFMQSLLASHIPEQNGHQRTAQGCTPGSIEYNCVPGASVGELQAKSSSPNLHPGQKAAPIRLGDNNKGHISQVSANLHGTPVRTGPPHPPTPHSSSDTGRTQGSTRSLSVSQRPHHIGPPDPQSTKMRPGERPRSGNLRPGNPFEPENSLPLPSGGGVILGRTQTGSEARRSSIVRFMADGAQVSSDNNLVSDRCAVSDLTQNFGFPFIAEGGMNPPPPINANASFIPPVTQTSASRTPALLPVEPQNTLPSFYPSYSPAAHPSLPSEIPLQYFSNQMFTSPSTDKSGSAPLSNRFGSILSPPRPVGFAQASFPLLTDITPMPIANSSGITPHLSNFNLTSLFPEIATAMPPDGSSMPMSPLLSLANTTSSDSNKQSNRPAHNISHILGHDGTSAV, encoded by the exons ATGCCGGAGATAGTACAGAATCAAACAAATAATCCAAAACCGCCACG GCGGAAGAAAAACAAGGAGATCCATAATGCAG tggaaagacATCGTAAAGAGAAAATCAATGCTGGTATAAATCGGATTGGAGAACTTTTGCCTTGCTCTCAGGCCTTGAAACAG AGTAAAAATATGATTCTGGGAGAGGCCTTTCGTTACATCACTGCGCTAAAGCGACAAAATGATGAAATGCTGCTTAATGGAGGAGAAAAAGTCCAAG CGGAAGAGATAAAGCGCTTACGGCACCAACTGGAAGACCTGCGCAAGGAAAGTGCTCATTATATTGAACTCCTCAAAGCTAATGGCATCAATTTCCTGGATGACCCCACTATACACTGGAAAGGGAAGCAGCGCTGTGCAAAAGTAGCCAAAGTCACTCCAACTCACTTGATGTCAAAGGGAATAATTGTCTACTCCAGTGGCAACAGTTCCTGTCCTGCAAGCAAAGTCCCAATTCCACCAAATCCAGTTTCTCATCTTGATAATCAACCAGCAAATGCTGTAACAGTCCAACCTGCATATGATATAACAGTGGGTACAGGCCAGTCTGTTGGTATTACAAACGGAGCACCAGTAAATAATGTTGTAGTCTCCTCTGCATCTTCCCACATACCTGTAGCAACTCTTATTCCTGCTGTGTCAAAGCCATGTCTTACAGTCTTGGAACAGTATTCTCCTCTGGCACCTGCTACTCCAAGATTAAACCCTCCTACTAATTATATTACTCTTCAAGGTGTATGTCCCCAGCCTGTTGTCAGCACCCCAGTCCCTCCACAACTTCAAACAGAAAACTCAATCCCCAGTCTCACTCCTGTTACCTGTCCGACCACCCCACTTCACCATATGCTTAGCCTGTCTTCACTGCCTCAAGTTGTGATCAGTAACTCAGTGGTTCCTGTTGCTCCATCCACTGAAATTCAGTCTGTTAGCACTATATTACCAGCAAGCTCTACCCTTCTTAGAACCAGTGCAACTAGTAGTACTCAGACTACATGGACGACACTACAGCTTGCAGGAAATACAGTGCAACCTGTGTCTCGGGCACTTGTCACAGATGGTGTCAGCATTTCACATAATCCTCAGCAACTTTTTGTATGTTCAACTGGGACCAAACACATTGAGGAGCCCGCTTCTATCCATTTGCAACCACAGACTCCTGTGCAACTCCAAGCCCCAGCACCAACATGCATTCCTGTTCAGCCATCTGGGCCAAGACCTCCTCAGATATATTCAGCAGTTGTACCATGCCCTCAGAGAGCAGTACCACAACAGTCTTCAATTCTATCAGTGCCAACCGTTGTATCCCAAGCCGTAGTGGTCCATCAGCCTGTTGAAACACAGACAGAACAGTTGACCCATACACACTCATCTGTTCGGGCACAACCTGCATTATTACCAAAACCTCAACTCAACTCCGCTCTGATGACCACCTGCAACCCCACCCTACAACCTAAAACTCCAGTTCATCCTGCTCTGCAATGCCAGCCTCATTCTCAACCTACAGTGGTGCCCCAAGCCCAGTCTGCCGTTGTGCCTcaactgcatctcagtgtggtgCCTCAAACTCAGCCAATCATAAATCCACCAACCCAGCCTGCCCTTGTGCCTCAGCCACAAGCTGCCACACTGCCAGTGTTACAGACAATGCAGTTATTGCAGTTGAATTCTGAGGAAACACCAGTTGCTGTGACCTCCTCTCCTCCAAGTAACTCGCATGTTGTTATTCTGCAACAGGGAGGCTCGTGTCCAGCACCACAGGTTCTCAGAGAGGATGTCACTAGTCAGACACCATGCCAGCACATTGTCATAATTCAGACACCTACTTTGACCCCTGCGCCACAGAGTCATCACACTGCCATTGTGTCAACTGCAACCCCAACATTATCCAGTCAAATGACCACTTCAAACACTACCTGTACAGCTAGCATGCAGGCAGCTGGTACAAAGCAGTTGGTACATATTCTTCCACGGCCCTCGACCCAATTGCAAGCACAAGCACCTCAGACTATAACTGTGAATGGACAAGTTTATGTTCTGCAGCCGGCAAAGTCACCAGATAAGGGAAACACTCAATCTGGTCAAAGTGTAACTCAGATACTTCAGCCCGCCTGTGAGGAACCCAACTCCAATGTTGCCATGAATTGTTTAGGTGCTCTAACTAGTCTTAGTCAGAACATTTCAAAGGTCTCAAGTCAAAGCAATGTTCAGATATACTCAATTGCTCCACCttcatacactactgtgcaaccTCTTCCGACATGTGGTTCAGAAGTCAACACTTCTACTGAAACTGTTATTTCCTCCTCTATACCTGTACCCTCAGCTGCTGCTGGCAGTGCAGTTAAAATTCTGCCAAAGAAAGGTTGTGGCACTTCTGGAAATCAAACCAGACAAAGCTCAGTTAGGAGAACCAAACTGGTGAAACGAAAGGAACCTAAACCTGGGCGAAGTTTGCGTAGAATTGCTGTCAAGAGTAAGGCATTTGTTGCAAATGATACATGTTCTGAGTTATCCACTGCAGCAAAAGGTGTTGAATTGGTTAGTTCTTTAAATAAAGAGACGGTTACTCAGGATGTTAACACGCAGAGAGGATCTGTCCCAAACAGTGTTAGTTCCACATGCAGTAGTTCTGCAGTCATTAGTGTCAGTTTCTCTAGTGAAAAATCAGCAGACAGTTCGATCACGCCTTCAGTAAACGGATCCATTGCCAAGCCCACACTGGCTGGTGGaaaagtttcaaagactaaagcAAAATCTGATGTACACTTGCATAACAATGTTACAGTTAGTAGTATCAGTACTGCAAGTTCTACTCAGGGTAACAAGGTTGTTTCTACAAATTGTGGCAGCTTGAGTAAAGAAATCTTTACTACAGATATTGGTCCCCAGCTTAATTGTTCAGCGGTTAGCATTGGCCTCTCGTCACAGTGTAGCTCTGTAGATACTGCTGTAACTTTGTCAGTTGCCTCATCAAAAGTTCATGTTAACTCTTCATCCAGTGTGACATTTTGTAGTGAAACTACTGAGCAGAATAAGGTGAGTAGCAGTAATGTTTGCACCAGTAGCGAAAGCAGATCAACAGAATCAAAACCCAGTTTTACCGAGAGTTCCCCTCCACTGATCACTGTAAACTCTGCCCAAAGCAATTCAAAAGGTAAATCTGTTAATTCAGACCTTGGTAAGCCTCCATTTCCAAGTGATATATCCACACCAAATCAACAATCAACTGTCAGTGCTAATTCAACAGAGGGTGGGCCAGTGGTTTCCATCATGGCAAGTCAGGCCATTTCGGAAACACAAGAGTCAGTCAACTCTTCTCCAAATCCGACATCATTTATTGTGCCCTCAACTTCAACTCCTGGCTCAAATGCTTCTATGTCAACACAGCCTCTTCTGATTCAAGAAACTTCTAGGATGTCGGATCCTTTCAAGTCCCTACAACGACCACCCGCAATGAATATGTCCATGACAACCAGTAACCAAGGGAATTGTGCAGACTTCAAACGGCCTGATTCAAATAGAAACACACAAACTGGGAAGGATGGACAATCTGATGGTGCCTCGGAAAAGGGTGTGACAGAA TTGGGTGCTTTTGCTCAAAAAGAGACAGTTCCTCCACAAGTATGTACATTAGAAAATGATTCATTTGATCCTTCACTGGTAACCAATAGACAGACTGATTCGCCTCTTGCAGGAGGTTCAGGTGGCAGAGGGTTTTCTGTTGCATCATTGCTTCCAGCAGGCCACAACATCAGTGCCTCTTCAAATACATTTGGTGCATTTACCTTCACTTCTGAGCAGGCAGAAATATTAGCAATGGCTGCAAGAGCCATATTTGAACAGGACAGTCCAGGAAAGAGAACTTCAGGATGCAGTGTTGAAAACCCAACAAGTACTGCTGCCACAGGATGGGACCATCCAAAAATGCAGCCTGTCCCTTCTAACAAGGATAGTGTGTCTGACCAGCAGGTTAAACTGACAAAGCAGGCTGATTTACCAGTGTCAGAAACATCATCTCAGGTCTCTGCTCGAGTTCCTCCAGTTGAGCCTTTAGCCAGCAGTACTACTGGCATCAGACTTCCACAGAGCATAGCTTACTCACAGTCTCAGCCTAGTGTTGTCACAAGCCTTAATGTTAATAATCTCATCAGACCAAGCTCTAACCAACCATATCCAGGATCTCCCAATCTTGCACAGCAGGTTTCTGTTCCATCGTCAGGAGGTGCTGCTGTCATGGTGACTCAGTCTTCCTCACAAGTTCCCCCAACCTGTTCTCAACCTAATGAATATGCACCTTTAAAGAATGCTCTGATGCGGACCCATGTTGGTATTGGAATGGAACATCATCAGAAGGATATGCCAAAAAGGTCTGCTCAAGATGACCTTATTCTTCCAAATAAGCGTTCAAAACTGTGCCCAGCAGGTAATGTTGCAAGAGTGGACATCAAGGCTGCAGATCATGTGCAAATGATGGTTAGTCAGATGCCCTCAAGTACTTCTGCAGTTATGCCAAGAAATCACTCTGATGGTGTTGGGGCACTGTTTTCTGGTAATACTTTCATGAGCACTGTGCTCCGCCCTACTGATGGACACTGCTCTGCTCAGGTTCTAACACATGAACAAACTCAGCCAAGTGTGGTGCACCTGCAGCAAGGACACACACAACATAATGCACCGCAATCTGGGCAGAACTTAGTTGGAAACCCCTACCtcaaacatcaacaacaacaagaacaaagACACCTTTACCAGCTTCACCATCACCTGACACAACCAGAGTCTCAGATCCACACTATTCATCAGAGAAACCTGCTGCAAGACCAGCATGTGCAAAAAAAGAGAGGAGTAGTACGTGGTGGGCAGTCTGGACCAAATGTTGGTTTGCAGAAACAACATCATTTGGAAAAGAGTGGCGTCCAGCATCAGCAACAGCAGCCTCCTCAGCAACAccaacaacagcaacagcagcatCCACAACAATCCCAGCAAcatcagcaacaacaacagcaccatcagcagcagcagtcacagcagcagcaacaaaaaGCACAACAGATTCAACAGCAGCAACAGTCACACCAACAACAGCAACAGATGCCACGACCAAATTCACATTCACGTCATCAGCATCTTCAGCAGCagattcagcagcagcagcactttgGGGCTAGACAGGACAAAAACTGTGAGGCCCAACAGGCAAGTCAGAGAGCACATCAAAACAATCACTTGGGTCAGCCAGAACGTTCATCTGGACAGGATCATGGGGCTATGCAAAGACTAATGGGGTCTCGTTCAATGGAACAGCAGCAGATGACCTCTCAGGCTAGTAATTCTGTTTCGCGTTCTTCGGATCTTGCTTGCACTTCATCACGCCAGGAGCGTCACCGCCTCTCTAGTTACTCAGCAGAAGCGCTGATAGGCAAGACCCCTGCTACTGGTGAACAACGTATGGGCGTGCACCTACAGGCACCTCGAAGCAACGCACAGGACCAGTCAGAATTGCGAGGCTATGTAGATTCATCACGTGGTAAAG GTAACATTACTCATAATTCTCAGAGCAGGTTACCACCTGACCATGCCAATAACACAGACACCCAAAGAATACCAGATTGTGGACCTTTCAAGGCTCTGGTTAGTGGGCATCAGCTAAGTAACTTTGAAGTGCAAGTGTCTAGAAGTGGTGACATGTCCAGCAAATCTGTACCTCAAATCCAGAGAGGTCCACAGCCACAAACAGGATTTAGAATGGGTGCAGGGCCTACAGGGGATGGCCGTTCACGTGGAACATACTCGGGTCCACATCCTGTTGCACAAGGTGTGCACATTGGAGCAGGATTGACCAGAGAACAGGAGGGATGCCACCAGAGTTTTATGCAAAGCCTTTTGGCATCTCATATCCCTGAACAAAATGGGCACCAAAGGACAGCCCAAGGCTGTACCCCAGGGAGTATAGAATACAACTGCGTTCCTGGGGCCTCTGTTGGAGAACTTCAGGCTAAATCTTCAAGTCCCAATTTGCACCCTGGACAGAAAGCTGCTCCCATACGTCTAGGGGACAACAACAAAGGCCATATTTCTCAGGTCAGTGCAAATTTGCATGGTACACCTGTGAGAACAGGTCCACCCCATCCCCCAACACCACACAGCAGTTCAGACACAGGACGTACTCAAGGCTCAACGAGGTCACTGTCTGTTAGTCAACGCCCCCACCATATTGGTCCACCAGATCCACAAAGCACAAAGATGCGTCCAGGAGAACGACCACGGTCAGGCAACTTGAGACCTGGGAATCCTTTTGAACCAGAAAATTCTTTGCCCCTTCCATCAGGTGGAGGAGTGATCCTTGGCCGTACacaaacaggaagtgaagctAGACGAAGTAGCATTGTGCGTTTCATGGCAGATGGTGCACAGGTCAGCAGTGACAACAATTTAGTGTCTGATCGCTGTGCCGTTTCTGATCTCACGCAGAACTTTGGCTTTCCTTTTATTGCTGAAGGAGGCATGAACCCACCACCTCCTATCAATGCCAATGCATCCTTCATTCCACCAGTCACACAGACGAGTGCCTCTCGCACCCCAGCCCTCCTCCCTGTGGAACCTCAGAACACTTTACCTTCATTTTATCCTTCATATTCCCCTGCAGCTCATCCTAGCCTTCCAAGTGAGATTCCTTTACAGTATTTCTCAAACCAGATGTTTACAAGTCCAAGCACTGACAAGAGTGGCAGTGCACCACTGAGTAACCGCTTTGGTTCTATTCTTTCTCCCCCTCGACCTGTAGGTTTTGCGCAGGCTAGCTTCCCACTTCTCACAGATATAACCCCAATGCCAATTGCAAACTCTTCAGGCATCACACCTCATTTATCCAACTTTAACCTGACCTCTTTGTTTCCTGAAATTGCCACAGCAATGCCTCCGGATGGCTCATCTATGCCAATGTCACCTTTATTGTCACTTGCCAACACTACTTCCTCAGACTCAAATAAACAATCTAATCGCCCAGCCCACAACATCAGTCATATCCTGGGTCATGATGGGACTTCTGCTGTTTAG